Proteins from one Loktanella sp. M215 genomic window:
- a CDS encoding DUF1501 domain-containing protein: MDRRRFLLQGAALGCSLAASPLITPVALAAGPWDNRLVVIVLRGAMDGLDAIRPLGDPDYAGLRPTLNDGNGTAVTDFWALHPGLAPLLPLWQAGEMGAVHAVSTPYRDGRSHFDGQDILEAGTLRIDGGKGGWLNRMLGVVPGMTAETAFAIGQDRMAILSGPAKYLRWSPEVTLKLSPQVRRLLEMTLHEDPLFRDAALQAVAIADGLSVEAAAAAAMQEDGGAQMAMAEARPGGESALARFAASRLREETRIASFSVNGWDTHLNQKGGLEKTLLRLSDTILTLRDELGPVWDKTAVLCMTEFGRTARENGTRGTDHGTGGAMIYAGGALRGGQVAGRWPGLSEQALFEGRDLMPTGDVRAAAGWIMRSLFGMDAGVISQAVFPGLDLGAKPEFLL; encoded by the coding sequence ATGGATCGCCGCAGATTTCTGCTGCAGGGGGCGGCACTGGGCTGCTCGCTGGCCGCCAGCCCCCTGATTACGCCGGTGGCCTTGGCCGCGGGGCCGTGGGACAACCGTCTGGTCGTCATCGTGCTGCGTGGTGCGATGGACGGTCTGGATGCGATCCGGCCTTTGGGTGATCCCGATTATGCGGGCCTGCGCCCGACCCTGAACGACGGCAACGGGACGGCGGTCACCGATTTCTGGGCACTTCACCCCGGCCTCGCCCCGCTGCTGCCCCTCTGGCAGGCCGGAGAGATGGGGGCCGTGCATGCCGTCTCGACCCCGTACCGCGACGGGCGCAGCCATTTCGATGGCCAGGACATCCTCGAGGCCGGGACACTGCGCATCGATGGCGGCAAGGGCGGCTGGCTGAACCGCATGCTGGGCGTCGTGCCGGGCATGACCGCCGAGACGGCCTTTGCGATAGGGCAGGATCGCATGGCGATCCTGTCGGGGCCTGCGAAATACCTGCGCTGGTCGCCGGAAGTGACGCTGAAGCTCTCGCCGCAAGTCCGTCGCCTGCTGGAGATGACGCTGCACGAAGACCCCCTGTTCCGCGACGCTGCGTTGCAGGCCGTGGCGATCGCCGACGGCCTGTCGGTCGAGGCGGCCGCAGCGGCGGCGATGCAGGAGGATGGCGGTGCCCAGATGGCGATGGCCGAGGCCCGGCCGGGCGGCGAATCGGCACTGGCCCGCTTTGCCGCCTCGCGCTTGCGCGAAGAGACGCGGATCGCCAGTTTCTCGGTCAACGGCTGGGACACGCACCTGAACCAGAAGGGTGGGCTGGAAAAAACGCTGCTGCGCCTGTCGGACACCATCCTGACCCTGCGCGACGAACTTGGTCCGGTCTGGGACAAGACCGCGGTGCTGTGCATGACGGAGTTCGGGCGCACGGCGCGGGAAAACGGCACACGCGGCACGGACCACGGCACGGGCGGGGCGATGATCTATGCGGGCGGTGCGCTGCGCGGCGGTCAGGTGGCCGGGCGCTGGCCGGGCCTATCGGAACAGGCGCTGTTCGAAGGGCGCGACCTGATGCCCACAGGCGACGTGCGCGCGGCCGCCGGATGGATCATGCGCAGCCTGTTCGGAATGGATGCGGGCGTGATATCTCAGGCCGTATTCCCCGGGCTGGACCTTGGCGCCAAGCCGGAGTTTCTGCTGTGA
- a CDS encoding DUF805 domain-containing protein: protein MAQWYYVNAGVETGPIDKAAFADLVQRGVVGSHTLVWTDTLEHWEPAHRHIDGVTPPRPDVPTSPAYAPADDSAEDYRRKSGLGDAFRQFFHRYAQFGGRSNRGAFWFWQLDNFLIGLALGIVDAALFGSNGASLLDGLWVLVTIIPSFALSARRLHDIDKSGWWILLSFIPLIGWIVLLVWYCRAPDPQPNRFG from the coding sequence ATGGCACAGTGGTATTACGTGAACGCAGGCGTCGAGACGGGACCGATCGACAAGGCGGCCTTCGCGGACCTCGTGCAGCGTGGCGTTGTCGGGTCCCATACGCTGGTCTGGACCGACACGCTGGAACACTGGGAACCGGCCCACCGGCATATCGACGGCGTGACGCCCCCCCGGCCCGATGTGCCGACGTCGCCCGCCTATGCGCCCGCTGATGATTCCGCCGAGGATTACCGACGGAAATCAGGGCTTGGCGATGCGTTCCGCCAGTTCTTTCACCGCTACGCGCAGTTCGGCGGGCGCAGCAATCGTGGCGCGTTCTGGTTCTGGCAACTCGACAACTTTCTGATCGGACTGGCGTTGGGGATCGTGGATGCAGCACTTTTCGGGTCCAACGGCGCCAGTCTCCTTGACGGGCTGTGGGTACTGGTGACGATCATCCCGTCCTTCGCGCTGAGCGCGCGGCGCCTGCATGACATCGACAAGTCGGGATGGTGGATCCTGCTGAGCTTCATCCCCCTGATCGGCTGGATCGTCCTGCTGGTCTGGTATTGCCGCGCACCTGACCCGCAGCCCAACCGCTTTGGCTGA
- a CDS encoding GNAT family N-acetyltransferase translates to MITDKRPLGAPVMDFLPPPHPRGVTLTGRFAWLRPLRPADDAPHLYPQLADSPWLFDYLGEPPPASVAALESLLAVWAARADCEIFAIGGTGQTAPSGYACLMSVSTTVGDIEIGNVNLSPTIQRTPLATEAFSLMLGWCFAVGYRRVVWKCNALNAPSRRAAQRLGFSFEGVFRKHLIVKGLNRDTAWFAIIDDDWPGIAAAHATWLAPANFNTSGRQVQSLTPLTHPLLFQSDPTI, encoded by the coding sequence GTGATCACTGACAAGCGCCCCCTCGGCGCGCCGGTGATGGATTTTCTGCCCCCGCCGCATCCGCGTGGCGTCACCCTGACCGGCCGTTTCGCGTGGCTGCGGCCCCTGCGGCCCGCCGACGACGCGCCGCACCTTTACCCGCAACTTGCCGACAGCCCTTGGCTTTTCGATTATCTGGGAGAGCCGCCGCCCGCGTCGGTGGCAGCATTGGAGTCGCTTCTGGCGGTCTGGGCCGCGCGCGCCGACTGCGAGATCTTTGCCATCGGTGGGACGGGACAGACTGCGCCATCGGGCTACGCCTGCCTGATGAGCGTTTCGACAACGGTCGGCGATATCGAAATCGGCAACGTCAACCTGTCGCCCACGATCCAGCGGACGCCCTTGGCCACCGAGGCGTTTTCGCTGATGCTGGGCTGGTGTTTCGCCGTGGGCTACCGGCGCGTCGTGTGGAAATGCAATGCATTGAACGCCCCGTCACGCCGCGCAGCCCAGCGGCTTGGGTTCAGTTTCGAAGGCGTGTTTCGCAAGCATCTGATCGTCAAGGGCCTGAACCGTGACACCGCCTGGTTCGCGATCATTGACGACGACTGGCCGGGAATTGCTGCGGCGCATGCGACCTGGTTGGCGCCCGCGAATTTCAACACGTCCGGGCGGCAGGTGCAGTCATTGACGCCGCTAACCCACCCCTTGCTGTTTCAGTCCGATCCCACGATCTGA
- a CDS encoding DUF1800 domain-containing protein, whose protein sequence is MPFDPLIAATRFGTGLSPLHAPPPDAATMIAALAEPDKVAVELPIAGFDATHPSTVELRAVARARTEAKGTPQEPQAEEARRAMFDAARALQQRNALSAVARGVTAPDGLRERLTSFWADHFTVIARNGSQFHLVSPYIADAIRPHVAGSFADMVVAATTHPMMVQYLEQHRSLGPDSPQGLRTGKGLNENLARELLELHLVGVNGGYTQSDVTQMAELLTGLTYTPADGIIYRPGWAEPGAEVIMGRRYSAASDMSTITQALRDLAVRPETAAHIARKLAVHFVSDTPDPDLVATLTQRFLATQGDLLQVTAALLDHPAAWSPDRIKVRRPDLFLTAALRALGVSSDRIVGLDRRAYNTHVAGPLKLMGQQVERPIGPDGWSEKAATWITPQGLAGRISWALRSPQSFVEALPDPRDFVQTAVGPHAPPELTFAVGAAESDSDGIGLILTSPTFQRI, encoded by the coding sequence ATGCCATTCGATCCGCTGATCGCGGCAACCCGCTTTGGAACCGGTCTGTCGCCACTGCACGCGCCGCCACCGGACGCGGCGACGATGATCGCGGCGCTGGCGGAGCCGGATAAGGTTGCCGTGGAATTGCCGATTGCTGGCTTTGATGCGACCCATCCGTCGACCGTTGAACTGCGGGCGGTCGCCCGGGCCCGGACCGAAGCCAAGGGGACTCCGCAGGAACCGCAGGCGGAAGAAGCACGACGGGCCATGTTCGATGCCGCGCGCGCGCTGCAGCAGCGCAATGCGCTGTCGGCGGTGGCGCGGGGTGTGACCGCGCCCGATGGTTTGAGAGAGCGGCTGACGTCATTCTGGGCGGATCATTTCACGGTCATCGCTCGTAACGGATCGCAATTCCACCTCGTCAGCCCCTATATCGCCGACGCGATCCGACCGCATGTCGCGGGCTCATTCGCGGACATGGTCGTTGCCGCCACCACGCATCCGATGATGGTGCAATATCTGGAACAGCACCGCTCTCTGGGTCCGGACTCGCCACAGGGGCTGCGAACGGGCAAGGGTCTGAACGAAAATCTGGCACGAGAGCTGCTGGAACTGCATCTGGTCGGCGTCAATGGCGGATACACACAGTCCGACGTGACCCAGATGGCAGAGCTTCTGACCGGGCTCACCTATACGCCGGCCGACGGTATCATCTATCGCCCTGGCTGGGCGGAACCGGGGGCCGAGGTCATCATGGGGCGCCGCTATAGCGCGGCATCCGACATGTCGACGATTACCCAGGCGCTGCGCGATCTGGCCGTGCGGCCGGAAACGGCGGCCCATATCGCGCGCAAGCTGGCGGTCCACTTCGTGTCGGACACGCCCGATCCGGATCTTGTCGCGACGCTGACGCAGCGGTTCCTGGCGACACAAGGCGATCTGTTGCAGGTGACGGCGGCCTTGCTGGACCACCCGGCCGCATGGTCTCCGGACCGGATCAAGGTGCGCCGGCCGGACCTGTTCCTGACCGCGGCACTGCGGGCGCTTGGCGTCTCCTCCGACCGGATCGTCGGTCTGGACCGCCGCGCCTATAATACGCACGTCGCAGGTCCGCTGAAGCTGATGGGCCAACAGGTGGAACGGCCCATCGGCCCCGACGGCTGGTCCGAAAAGGCCGCGACCTGGATCACGCCACAAGGGCTGGCAGGGCGGATCAGCTGGGCGCTGCGCAGCCCGCAATCCTTTGTCGAGGCGCTGCCCGACCCCCGTGACTTCGTCCAGACCGCCGTGGGACCGCATGCGCCGCCTGAACTGACCTTTGCCGTCGGTGCCGCCGAAAGCGATTCGGACGGCATTGGCCTGATCCTGACATCACCCACGTTTCAAAGGATTTGA
- a CDS encoding beta-ketoacyl-ACP synthase III, with product MYRAAITGTGVFTPEQVITNAELVAAFNAYADLYNAEHADAIAAGEIAAKPHSSVDFIVAASGIEQRHVIDKTGVLDPTRMYPHFRARSDDEPSLMAETGVDAINTALAQAGITGDQVDLVICAASNIERAYPAVAVEIQQLIGAGGFAFDMNVACSSATFGIQTAADMIRTGSVRTAVVVNPEITSAHLEWRDRDCHFIFGDVATATVLQRADDAAGDHFVIRSTRCATQFSNNIRNNAGFMRRTRDQMEDRRDMQFMQNGRKVFKEVLPMVSQHMADHMEAEGIAAEDLKRLWLHQANKAMNDYIGKKVLGRDPEQGEQPNILQDYANTSSAGSIIAFAQHSDDLQPGDLGIICSFGAGYSVGSVVVERV from the coding sequence ATGTATCGTGCAGCCATCACCGGCACCGGGGTCTTTACCCCCGAACAGGTCATCACCAACGCCGAACTCGTCGCGGCGTTCAACGCCTATGCCGACCTTTACAATGCCGAGCACGCGGACGCGATCGCGGCCGGAGAAATCGCTGCAAAGCCCCATTCCTCGGTCGATTTCATCGTCGCGGCGTCGGGGATCGAGCAGCGGCACGTGATCGACAAGACCGGCGTGCTTGATCCTACACGCATGTATCCGCACTTTCGCGCGCGCAGCGACGACGAGCCGAGCCTGATGGCAGAAACGGGTGTCGATGCGATCAACACCGCCTTGGCGCAGGCGGGGATCACCGGGGATCAGGTCGATCTGGTGATCTGCGCCGCGTCAAACATCGAACGCGCCTACCCCGCAGTGGCCGTGGAAATCCAGCAATTGATCGGCGCGGGCGGCTTTGCCTTTGACATGAATGTCGCCTGTTCATCGGCCACCTTCGGCATCCAGACCGCCGCCGACATGATCCGCACCGGATCGGTGCGGACGGCGGTGGTGGTGAACCCCGAGATCACCAGCGCCCATCTGGAATGGCGCGACCGGGACTGTCATTTCATCTTTGGCGATGTCGCGACGGCGACGGTGCTACAGCGGGCCGACGACGCTGCCGGCGATCATTTCGTCATCAGATCAACGCGGTGCGCCACGCAGTTCAGCAACAACATCCGCAACAATGCGGGCTTCATGCGTCGTACGCGCGACCAGATGGAAGACCGCCGCGACATGCAGTTCATGCAGAACGGGCGCAAGGTGTTCAAAGAGGTCCTGCCGATGGTCAGCCAGCACATGGCCGACCATATGGAGGCCGAGGGGATCGCCGCCGAGGATCTGAAGCGCCTTTGGCTGCATCAGGCCAACAAGGCGATGAACGACTATATCGGGAAAAAGGTGCTGGGCCGCGACCCTGAACAGGGCGAGCAGCCGAACATCCTGCAGGACTACGCCAATACATCCTCTGCCGGGTCGATCATCGCCTTTGCGCAACATTCGGACGATCTGCAGCCGGGCGATCTGGGGATCATCTGTTCGTTCGGCGCAGGGTATTCGGTGGGGTCTGTGGTGGTCGAGCGGGTCTGA
- the aspS gene encoding aspartate--tRNA ligase, with protein sequence MHAYRTQTCADLTAADVGKTVRLSGWVHRVRDHGGILFIDLRDTYGITQLLCDPDSAAFADVEKVRSEWCIRIDGEVKARDAALVNPKLPTGEIEVFVREIEVLGAAKELPLQVFGDQEYPEETRLKYRYLDLRREAMQKNMTLRSNVVRSMRQRMWDKGFREFQTPIITASSPEGARDFLVPSRLHPGKFYALPQAPQQFKQLIMVSGYDKYFQIAPCFRDEDPRADRSPTDFYQLDLEMSFVEQQDVFDTIQPVIGGIFEEFGGGRKVDQTWEQISYRDAALWYGTDKPDLRNPIKMQVVSEHFTGSGFAIFAKLLEQDGTQIRAIPAPTGGSRKFCDRMNAFAQQQGLPGMGYIFWRDQGEGMEAAGPLAKNIGPERTEAIRQQLGLNVGDAAFFLGGRPEAFEGVAGRARTVIGEELGLSDKDRFAFAWIVDFPIYAADEDTGKIDFEHNPFSMPQGGMEALQGDPLDVLGFQYDLACNGYELVSGAIRNHKPEIMFKAFEIAGYGKDEVEKRFGGMVNAFQYGAPPHGGCAAGIDRIVMLLADEANIREVIMFPMNQRAEDLMMGAPSEPMNEQLRELRLRVLPPEA encoded by the coding sequence ATGCATGCCTACCGCACACAGACCTGCGCCGATCTGACCGCCGCCGATGTCGGAAAGACCGTGCGTCTGTCCGGCTGGGTCCACCGGGTCCGCGACCACGGTGGCATCCTGTTCATCGACCTGCGCGACACCTACGGCATCACGCAACTGCTGTGCGACCCGGATTCGGCCGCGTTTGCAGACGTGGAAAAAGTGCGCAGCGAGTGGTGCATCCGGATCGACGGCGAGGTGAAGGCACGTGACGCGGCGCTGGTGAACCCCAAGCTGCCGACGGGCGAGATCGAGGTGTTCGTGCGCGAGATCGAAGTGCTGGGAGCCGCGAAGGAGCTGCCGTTGCAGGTCTTCGGCGATCAGGAATACCCCGAGGAGACGCGGCTGAAGTATCGCTACCTCGACCTGCGCCGCGAGGCGATGCAGAAGAATATGACCCTGCGGTCGAACGTGGTGCGGTCGATGCGTCAGCGCATGTGGGATAAGGGATTCCGCGAATTCCAGACGCCGATCATCACCGCGTCGTCGCCCGAAGGCGCGCGCGATTTTCTGGTGCCCAGCCGCCTGCATCCGGGCAAGTTTTATGCGCTGCCGCAGGCGCCGCAGCAGTTCAAGCAGCTGATCATGGTGTCGGGCTACGACAAGTATTTCCAGATCGCGCCCTGTTTCCGCGACGAGGACCCGCGCGCCGACCGGTCGCCGACAGACTTCTACCAGCTTGATCTGGAGATGAGCTTTGTCGAGCAGCAGGACGTGTTCGACACGATCCAGCCCGTGATCGGCGGGATTTTCGAGGAGTTCGGTGGCGGTCGCAAGGTCGACCAGACGTGGGAGCAGATCAGCTATCGCGACGCCGCCCTGTGGTACGGCACCGACAAGCCCGACCTGCGCAACCCGATCAAGATGCAGGTCGTCAGCGAGCATTTCACAGGCTCCGGCTTTGCGATCTTTGCCAAGCTGCTGGAGCAGGACGGCACGCAGATCCGCGCCATTCCGGCGCCGACAGGCGGCAGCCGCAAGTTTTGCGACCGGATGAACGCCTTTGCGCAGCAGCAGGGGCTGCCGGGGATGGGCTATATCTTCTGGCGCGATCAGGGCGAGGGGATGGAAGCCGCCGGTCCGCTGGCCAAGAACATCGGTCCCGAGCGCACCGAGGCGATCCGCCAGCAGCTGGGTCTGAACGTCGGCGATGCGGCGTTCTTCCTCGGTGGCAGGCCAGAGGCCTTCGAAGGTGTGGCGGGACGTGCCCGGACCGTGATCGGCGAGGAGCTGGGCCTCTCCGACAAGGACCGCTTCGCATTCGCCTGGATCGTGGATTTCCCGATCTATGCCGCGGACGAGGACACCGGCAAGATCGACTTTGAACACAACCCGTTTTCGATGCCGCAGGGCGGGATGGAGGCATTGCAGGGCGATCCGCTGGACGTGCTGGGTTTTCAGTATGATCTGGCCTGTAACGGCTATGAGCTCGTGTCGGGAGCGATCCGGAACCACAAGCCAGAGATCATGTTCAAGGCCTTCGAGATCGCCGGCTACGGCAAGGATGAGGTCGAGAAGCGGTTCGGCGGCATGGTCAATGCCTTTCAGTACGGCGCGCCGCCCCACGGCGGATGTGCGGCAGGCATCGACCGGATCGTCATGCTGCTGGCTGACGAAGCGAACATCCGTGAGGTCATCATGTTCCCGATGAACCAACGTGCCGAAGACTTGATGATGGGCGCGCCGAGCGAGCCGATGAACGAGCAGTTGCGCGAATTGCGCCTGCGGGTCCTGCCGCCGGAAGCCTGA
- a CDS encoding L,D-transpeptidase, producing the protein MIDRRRFMMSTVLGASGLALPTLLSAQEVVTDPVAPEAPVARDMSPKLVRLDNPMPAGQIHVVPDVYSLYWTLPNGEALRYYVGVGRDALYIAGEFTVGAKKEWPSWTPTKDMIEREPDHYAKYKDGMPGGPDNPLGARALYLFQPQIGDTFLRIHGTNKPDTIRTDVSNGCARLVNDQVIDLYDRVPVGSAVFLYEKGLLPKAA; encoded by the coding sequence ATGATCGACCGCCGCCGCTTTATGATGTCCACAGTGCTGGGCGCCAGCGGCTTGGCCTTGCCGACGCTGTTGTCCGCGCAGGAGGTCGTGACAGACCCGGTCGCGCCAGAGGCGCCGGTGGCGCGCGACATGTCGCCCAAGCTGGTCCGCCTGGACAACCCGATGCCCGCGGGCCAGATCCACGTTGTCCCCGACGTGTATTCCCTGTACTGGACCCTGCCGAACGGCGAAGCGCTGCGGTATTACGTCGGTGTCGGTCGCGATGCCCTGTACATCGCCGGCGAATTCACGGTCGGTGCCAAGAAGGAATGGCCCAGCTGGACGCCCACCAAGGACATGATCGAGCGGGAGCCCGACCATTACGCAAAGTACAAGGACGGCATGCCGGGCGGTCCCGACAATCCCTTGGGCGCACGCGCACTTTACCTGTTCCAGCCGCAGATCGGTGACACCTTCCTGCGCATTCATGGTACGAACAAGCCCGACACGATCCGCACTGACGTGTCCAACGGGTGCGCGCGCCTCGTGAACGATCAGGTGATCGATCTTTACGACCGCGTGCCAGTGGGATCCGCAGTGTTCCTTTACGAAAAGGGTCTGCTGCCCAAGGCAGCCTGA
- the carB gene encoding carbamoyl-phosphate synthase large subunit: MPKRDDIKSIMIIGAGPIVIGQACEFDYSGAQACKALREEGYRVILVNSNPATIMTDPGLADATYIEPITPEIVAKIIEKERPDALLPTMGGQTGLNTSLALADMGVLEKFGVEMIGAKREAIEMAEDRGLFREAMDRLGIENPKATIITAPKKENGKFDIKAGLQLAIDAIEYVGLPAIIRPAFTLGGTGGGVAYNREQYEYYCRSGMEASPMAQILVDESLLGWKEFEMEVVRDKADNAIIVCAIENVDPMGVHTGDSITVAPALTLTDKEYQVMRNQSIAVLREIGVETGGSNVQWAINPADGRMVVIEMNPRVSRSSALASKATGFPIAKIAAKLAVGYTLDELDNDITGVTPASFEPTIDYVVTKIPRFAFEKFAGSEPHLTTAMKSVGEAMAIGRTIHESMQKALASLETGLTGFDEITIPGAPDAAAITKALAKQTPDRIRVIAQAMRHGLPDDDIHAVTMYDPWFLARIREIVDAEAVVRAEGLPTTEHGLRKLKMMGFTDARLATLTGQTEAHIRKTRINAGVIAVFKRIDTCGAEFEAQTPYMYSTYESPVMGEVECEARPSNRNKVVILGGGPNRIGQGIEFDYCCCHACYALSDAGYETIMINCNPETVSTDYDTSDRLYFEPLTFEHVMEILRVEQDNGTLHGVIVQFGGQTPLKLANALQEAGIPILGTTPDAIDLAEDRERFQDLVNRLGLKQPVNGIASTDQQAFDIAASIGFPLVIRPSYVLGGRAMEIVRDQAQLERYISDAVVVSGKSPVLLDSYLSGAVEVDVDCLCDGENTHVAGIMQHIEEAGVHSGDSACSLPPYSLSDAMIAEIRSQTEKLALALHVVGLMNVQFAVKDEEVYLIEVNPRASRTVPFVAKATDSAIASIAARLMAGEPLSNFPLRAPYPETENPMDVLPLGDAFTLADPKTPWFSVKEAVLPFARFPGVDTILGPEMRSTGEVMGWDRNFARAFLKAQMGAGTILPEEGCVFVSIRDDDKTDLMATAARGLIDLGLTITATRGTAAWLTSHDIPHTTVNKVYEGGLTIVDRLKDGHIALVLNTTEGAQAVDDSREIRAVALNDKIPYFTTAAAAQAAVMAMQERANGAIDVRSLQG; encoded by the coding sequence ATGCCAAAACGTGATGATATCAAGTCGATCATGATCATCGGTGCGGGGCCCATCGTGATCGGGCAAGCCTGCGAGTTCGATTACTCCGGCGCCCAGGCCTGCAAGGCCCTGCGCGAGGAAGGCTACCGCGTCATCCTCGTCAACTCCAACCCCGCGACGATCATGACCGATCCGGGGCTGGCCGACGCCACCTACATCGAACCGATCACGCCAGAGATCGTGGCGAAGATCATCGAAAAGGAACGACCCGACGCGCTGCTGCCCACGATGGGCGGCCAGACGGGCCTGAACACCTCTCTCGCGCTGGCCGACATGGGTGTCCTTGAAAAGTTCGGGGTCGAAATGATCGGCGCCAAGCGCGAGGCCATCGAGATGGCCGAGGATCGCGGGCTGTTCCGCGAGGCGATGGACCGGCTGGGGATCGAAAACCCCAAGGCCACGATCATCACTGCGCCCAAGAAAGAGAACGGCAAGTTCGATATCAAGGCTGGCCTGCAACTGGCCATCGACGCCATCGAATACGTGGGCCTGCCCGCGATCATCCGCCCGGCCTTTACCCTTGGCGGGACAGGTGGCGGCGTGGCCTACAACCGCGAGCAATACGAATACTATTGCCGCTCGGGCATGGAAGCGTCCCCAATGGCGCAGATCCTCGTCGACGAATCCCTGCTCGGCTGGAAAGAGTTCGAGATGGAGGTCGTCCGGGACAAGGCCGACAACGCGATCATCGTCTGCGCGATCGAGAACGTCGATCCGATGGGCGTGCACACCGGCGATTCGATCACCGTGGCCCCGGCCCTGACGCTGACCGACAAGGAATACCAGGTCATGCGCAACCAGTCGATCGCGGTCCTGCGCGAAATCGGCGTGGAAACCGGCGGATCCAACGTGCAATGGGCGATCAATCCCGCCGACGGCCGCATGGTCGTGATCGAGATGAACCCCCGCGTGTCCCGCTCCTCGGCCCTGGCCTCCAAGGCGACCGGTTTCCCCATCGCCAAGATCGCGGCGAAACTGGCGGTCGGCTACACGCTGGATGAGTTGGACAACGACATCACCGGCGTGACACCCGCGTCCTTCGAGCCGACGATCGACTACGTCGTCACCAAGATCCCCCGCTTCGCCTTCGAGAAATTCGCAGGGTCCGAGCCACACCTAACCACCGCGATGAAGTCGGTCGGAGAGGCGATGGCCATTGGCCGCACGATCCACGAATCCATGCAAAAGGCGCTGGCGTCGCTGGAAACCGGCCTGACCGGCTTTGACGAGATCACCATCCCCGGTGCCCCCGATGCCGCCGCGATCACCAAGGCGCTGGCGAAACAGACCCCAGACCGCATCCGCGTCATCGCACAGGCCATGCGCCACGGTCTGCCCGATGACGACATCCACGCCGTCACGATGTACGACCCCTGGTTCCTTGCCCGCATCCGCGAGATCGTGGACGCCGAGGCCGTGGTGCGGGCAGAAGGCCTGCCCACGACCGAACACGGCCTGCGCAAGCTCAAGATGATGGGCTTCACCGATGCCCGCCTCGCCACCCTCACGGGCCAGACCGAAGCACACATCCGCAAGACCCGGATCAACGCCGGCGTCATCGCTGTGTTCAAGCGGATCGACACCTGCGGTGCCGAGTTCGAAGCGCAGACGCCCTACATGTATTCCACCTACGAATCCCCCGTCATGGGAGAGGTCGAGTGCGAAGCGCGGCCCAGTAACCGCAACAAGGTCGTGATCCTTGGCGGCGGTCCGAACCGGATCGGGCAAGGCATCGAGTTCGATTACTGCTGCTGCCACGCCTGCTATGCGCTGTCGGACGCAGGCTATGAAACCATCATGATCAACTGCAATCCGGAAACCGTGTCGACCGACTACGACACCTCGGATCGCCTCTACTTCGAACCGCTGACCTTCGAACACGTCATGGAAATCCTGCGCGTCGAACAGGACAACGGCACCCTGCACGGCGTCATCGTCCAGTTCGGCGGCCAGACCCCGCTGAAGCTGGCGAATGCCCTGCAAGAGGCCGGTATCCCGATCCTTGGCACCACCCCCGACGCCATCGACCTGGCCGAGGACCGCGAGCGGTTTCAGGACCTCGTCAACCGTCTGGGGCTCAAGCAGCCGGTCAACGGCATCGCCTCGACCGATCAGCAGGCCTTCGATATCGCAGCCAGCATCGGCTTCCCGCTGGTGATCCGCCCGTCCTACGTCCTTGGCGGCCGCGCGATGGAAATCGTGCGCGATCAGGCGCAGCTGGAACGCTACATCTCTGACGCCGTGGTCGTGTCTGGCAAAAGCCCGGTCCTGCTGGACAGCTACCTGTCTGGCGCTGTCGAGGTCGACGTCGACTGCCTCTGCGACGGCGAAAATACCCATGTCGCGGGCATCATGCAGCATATCGAGGAAGCGGGCGTCCATTCGGGCGACTCCGCCTGTTCGCTGCCGCCCTATTCCCTGTCCGACGCGATGATTGCGGAAATCCGGTCGCAGACGGAAAAGCTGGCCCTCGCGCTGCATGTCGTCGGCCTGATGAACGTCCAGTTCGCGGTCAAGGACGAGGAGGTCTACCTGATCGAGGTGAACCCTCGCGCCTCCCGCACCGTGCCCTTCGTCGCCAAGGCCACGGACTCCGCCATCGCCTCGATCGCCGCGCGCCTCATGGCGGGTGAGCCGCTGTCGAACTTCCCGCTGCGCGCGCCCTACCCCGAGACAGAGAACCCGATGGACGTGCTGCCGCTGGGCGATGCCTTCACCTTGGCCGACCCGAAAACGCCTTGGTTCAGCGTGAAAGAGGCCGTGCTACCCTTCGCCCGCTTTCCCGGCGTGGATACGATCCTTGGCCCGGAAATGCGGTCAACCGGTGAAGTCATGGGCTGGGACCGCAACTTTGCCCGCGCCTTCCTCAAGGCGCAGATGGGTGCAGGCACGATCCTGCCGGAAGAAGGCTGCGTCTTCGTGTCGATCCGCGACGACGACAAGACCGATCTGATGGCCACCGCCGCGCGCGGGCTGATCGACCTTGGCCTGACCATCACCGCGACACGCGGTACGGCGGCCTGGCTGACCAGCCACGACATCCCGCACACGACCGTCAATAAGGTCTACGAGGGCGGACTGACCATCGTGGACCGCCTGAAGGATGGCCATATCGCACTGGTCCTGAACACCACCGAAGGCGCGCAGGCCGTGGACGACAGCCGAGAGATCCGCGCCGTCGCCCTGAACGACAAGATCCCCTATTTCACCACCGCCGCCGCCGCACAGGCTGCCGTGATGGCGATGCAGGAACGGGCGAACGGCGCCATCGACGTGCGGTCGCTGCAGGGCTGA